The Salegentibacter mishustinae genomic interval AAATCGCGTGAAAGAATAGAAAAACTTAATTACGGTTTTGGCACTCGCCTGGAATTTAATGATGCCGGGAAGGCTTATCTTCATTTGCAAGCTTCAGCTTCTATTGCAAAAGATAGTTTGTTTAGTTCATTTCAAGTTTCAAGGAAACCGGCTATTACAGGACCCGCTTACGCCCTGGATATTTATCAAACCCAATTAAATATTTACGAAGAACTTCAATTTAAAGAGAAATTCCAGGCTGTTCTCTACCTGGAGGGGAATCATTATAGCGACGATGTGCAAGATGTGCAGGCTTTAACCAGTATTTCTATGGATATTAAGCTGAATAAAAGATCGAAATTCAGACCTTATTCTGAACTATCGGGAATGCTAGGTAATTCCAGCAGACCCGGCGGGTATCCTTACTGGACTTTAGATGAGCGCTTATATGGCGGAATGGGTGTTGCTTATGAATATGAGAATAAACAGAATTTTTGGAAGATTAATCTGGATGCCGGATATTTTCTGGATACTTTTTCTGATGAGTTTCAGCGCTATCGCGGGAATGTGGTATGGCCGGTTTCAAAATATTTTCATTTTAATGCGCAGGCTGAATTTTATACGCTGAAAAACTTTTATTCTAACAACTTTACCTTCGGCCTAAAATATTTTCTAAAAGATAACTAAGGATTTATTTTAAAGGAAGCTGAAGCTTTATCGAAAATGATTAAACCTTCAGGAAAAACAGTAGAAAATGCGCCAGATTCCAGGAGTTCTTTTGGAGAACCTGTGGTAACCTTTTTATCCTGCATTAAAATAATCTTATCACAAAGCTGAATAGCAAGATTGATCTCGTGAGAAGCGAAAACAATGGCTTTATTAGTTTTTCGGGTAAGCTTTTTAAGCAATTTAAGGACATAAGCTTTATGGTACAAGTCTAAATGTGTGGTAGGTTCATCTAAGATAACCAGGGGCGTGTTTTGAGCAATGGCCCGGGCTATCAATACTTTTTGTAATTGCCCATCGCTTAACTCGTAGCATTTTTTGTTTTGCAAATCTTCAATACCAACATTTTGCAGAGATTTTTTAATCTGGCGAAGATCGTTTTTACTAAGGCGGCCAATCCAATTTGTATAAGGTTGTCGGCCAAGAGCCACCAGTTCAAAAACACTTAAATTTTTAGAAATGGGTTGTTCTGTAAGTACAAGACTCACTAAAGAAGCGAGTTCTAAAGAATCGATTTGCTGAATTTGTTCATTTTTTACCAATACTTTTCCCTTTAGCGCATCCTGAACTCCGCTTAAGGTGCGTAAAAAAGTAGATTTTCCAACACCATTAACACCTATAACCGCAACCAATTCTCCCTGGTTTACTTCAATATCAATAGCTTCAGCGATAAGAGTTTTTTCAGTTTTAGTACTGTAACCAATGTCGAGATTAATCGTTTTTAGGATGCTATGTTGTTCGGATTGATCCACTTTCAGAATAAAAATTTACGTTTACGAACCAATAGCCAGATTACTACCGGTGCTCCAATTAACGAAGTTATGGCATTTATAGGTAAAGTATATTCCTGACCCGGTAATTGAGCCGCAATATCACAAATAAGCATGAGTGCCGAGCCACCTAAAATAACGGCCGGAACCAAAATTCTATGATTGTTTACCGGGATTACCTGTCTTATTAAATGCGGAACCGCTAAACCTACAAATGCAATGGGACCCGCAAAAGCGGTAATACTCCCGGCAAGTAAGCTGGTAGCAATAATAATTATAAGTCGGTTTCTTTGAATACTTACCCCAAGGCTTTTTGCATATTGTTCACCAAGAAGCAGGGTGTCGAGATTTTTTATACACGAAATAGCAAGGATCAATCCCACTAACCAAAACATTGCCAATATGCCAACTTCATTCCAGGAAAGATCGCCTAAACTCCCAAAAGACCAGAAAATATATTGTTGTAATTGCGCTGCAGGACTAAAGTAGGAAAGAACACTGACTACGGCCGCAGTTAAGCTGGCAAACATCAGCCCGATTATTAAAATAGCCATGGTATCTCTAAGTCTTATTGAGGCCAGCATTACGGCAAGCAGAACCAATAAACTTCCCAGGCTGGAGGCAACAACAAGGCTCCATTTTGATAATAAAATTCCGGCAAAAGCACCTCCAAAAACTGAAGCACCCATGATTACAATAGCCACACCTAAACTGGCACCACTGCTTAAGCCTAAAACATAAGGACCTGCCAATGGATTTCGAAAAAGGGTTTGCATTAATAATCCGCTAATGGCAAGTCCGGAGCCGGTTATTATTGCGGTGATTGCCTTTGGTAATCGATATTCAACAATGATATACCGCCAGGTTTCTTTAGAAACTTCCAGGTTAAAAATTGAAGCAAAAACATCTTTAAAAGGAATATTTACCGAACCTAAACTTATATTTAAGAATCCAAGAACAATTACTCCTAGGAAAAGGAGCAATAGCGGGAGAACATATTTCTGGGACTGCAACAATGCCGGTTATTTATTTCGGTGTAAATATCTGAAATAAAATGAGGAGATAAAATTAAAGAAGAACGATAATGGCATTTTACTCGATAATAGCGATTTAATTAATCAGGAACCTTTATCGTCATCAAGCTATATTTCCAACAATATTTTTAAGGATAGTTTTCCCAGGTGCCAGAAAATTTGAACCTAAATAATTTATTCCTTTAAAGCCTTAAAAAACCTCTTTTCATAATCTGGAAGCAAGTTAGGATGAAAAATAGACACGAGATCCTTAAGTACTAAATCGGGGCGTTGTGGGCCTAACTCGAAATAAAGTACACCACCGGTTTCTCCTTTTGTTAAACTTACACTGTATACCTTTTTATGTTGTACGGCTTCAAATTTTTGATAGTGGTTGGATTCTTCCAGAAGTTGGGTGTAAGAAGTGAATTGTCCTGCACTTATCCAAAATTCAGCGTCCTGGGCTTTTGCGAGTACACTTTCAAAAGATAGGGCCATACTGCCGTTTCCTTTAGTTTCGGCATAAACGTAATTTGCATTTGCGTCCTTTATAAATTGTGCCTGCCAGGAATTGCCATAAGGCAAATACCATTGATCTTTATACATTGCACCGCTTAAAACCTTTGGAGTTTCTTCAGCAGATTTTGCCAGTTCCTTTGCTCCATTGTAAGAGGTTTCAATTTCATTGAAAATAACTTCAGCTTTCTCTAATTTATCGTAAAAAGCACCGAAGAATTTGATCCATTCGGCTTTACCTAGCGGAGTTTTTTCTGTCCAGTCGCCATTATACATTACCGGAATTCCTGTTTTTTGAATGGTTTCAAAGGTTTTATTATTGCCATCTATAGCAAAACCAACCACAACATCCGGTTGCAAATCTATCAGTACTTCAGTATTGATATTCTCATTTTTACCAAGCTCTTTAATTTCTCCGGAATTGATCAGTTTCCTGGTTTTTTC includes:
- a CDS encoding ABC transporter ATP-binding protein, encoding MDQSEQHSILKTINLDIGYSTKTEKTLIAEAIDIEVNQGELVAVIGVNGVGKSTFLRTLSGVQDALKGKVLVKNEQIQQIDSLELASLVSLVLTEQPISKNLSVFELVALGRQPYTNWIGRLSKNDLRQIKKSLQNVGIEDLQNKKCYELSDGQLQKVLIARAIAQNTPLVILDEPTTHLDLYHKAYVLKLLKKLTRKTNKAIVFASHEINLAIQLCDKIILMQDKKVTTGSPKELLESGAFSTVFPEGLIIFDKASASFKINP
- a CDS encoding iron ABC transporter permease, with translation MLQSQKYVLPLLLLFLGVIVLGFLNISLGSVNIPFKDVFASIFNLEVSKETWRYIIVEYRLPKAITAIITGSGLAISGLLMQTLFRNPLAGPYVLGLSSGASLGVAIVIMGASVFGGAFAGILLSKWSLVVASSLGSLLVLLAVMLASIRLRDTMAILIIGLMFASLTAAVVSVLSYFSPAAQLQQYIFWSFGSLGDLSWNEVGILAMFWLVGLILAISCIKNLDTLLLGEQYAKSLGVSIQRNRLIIIIATSLLAGSITAFAGPIAFVGLAVPHLIRQVIPVNNHRILVPAVILGGSALMLICDIAAQLPGQEYTLPINAITSLIGAPVVIWLLVRKRKFLF
- a CDS encoding ABC transporter substrate-binding protein; the protein is MKIKIVKSLSFCILFLLLNACKNSQKKENTNPEQSGNLVELSYANNFNIENFGDFYLLTVETPWPNAEKAFTYLLAKENAEIPGDLDYDQKVQIPIEKMVVTSTTHIPALEALKEEKSLIGFPGLDYISSEKTRKLINSGEIKELGKNENINTEVLIDLQPDVVVGFAIDGNNKTFETIQKTGIPVMYNGDWTEKTPLGKAEWIKFFGAFYDKLEKAEVIFNEIETSYNGAKELAKSAEETPKVLSGAMYKDQWYLPYGNSWQAQFIKDANANYVYAETKGNGSMALSFESVLAKAQDAEFWISAGQFTSYTQLLEESNHYQKFEAVQHKKVYSVSLTKGETGGVLYFELGPQRPDLVLKDLVSIFHPNLLPDYEKRFFKALKE